A region from the Triticum urartu cultivar G1812 chromosome 1, Tu2.1, whole genome shotgun sequence genome encodes:
- the LOC125539523 gene encoding uncharacterized protein LOC125539523, translating into MPMISCCHQLKPPSPPLHLQPPAHLPALRRACFAAAACVVAVSAMGAVDGAAMARGPADDGAALGAALVRAQAPARWSDRRQCPPWHANSLENVVPENLPRPSARRRYNGVAAADKAHAPAPAASPDAVLPFLALRSGSGMGCFSL; encoded by the coding sequence ATGCCGATGATCAGCTGCTGCCACCAGCTCAAGCCTCCGTCTCCGCCCCTTCACCTCCAGCCGCCCGCCCATCTCCCTGCGCTACGCCGGGCGTGCTTCGCGGCGGCGGCGTGCGTGGTGGCCGTCAGCGCGATGGGCGCGGTCGACGGCGCGGCCATGGCGCGGGGACCTGCCGACGACGGCGCGGCGCTCGGGGCAGCGCTGGTGCGCGCGCAGGCGCCGGCGCGGTGGAGCGACCGGAGGCAGTGCCCGCCGTGGCACGCCAACTCGCTGGAGAACGTCGTGCCGGAGAACCTGCCCCGGCCGTCCGCGCGCCGGAGGTATAACGGCGTCGCGGCCGCCGACAAGGCGCATGCTCCCGCGCCTGCGGCGTCGCCTGACGCCGTGCTCCCGTTCCTGGCGCTGCGCTCCGGCTCCGGCATGGGCTGCTTCTCCCTCTGA